The nucleotide window GGCAACCTCGCGTTCAATTGGCGTCTGCTCCTGGCGCCGCTCGCCATCGTGGATTCGGTGGTCGCTCACGAGCTCACCCATCTGGTGGATCCGAGCCACGCCCCGAGTTTTTGGCGCCGGCTCGCGGTGATCGACCCCGCCTACCGGGAGCACCGCACGTGGTTGCGACAGTACGGCTCCTGGTTATCGCTCGGATGTGAACCCCCTCCCGCGCTCCCCTGAAGGGGCACGGCAAGCCCGTTCCTTGCGCCTTGCTGCCGGGCGCTTCAAAACCGTCGGGGCGTTTCCCCTGTGCAGGAAAACACTGGGCCTCGCAAGGGCTTCTTTCAGCCCTAGAGCCGCTTGCCGGGGTCATTGGAGTGTTGTTAAGCTCGACCGACATGAAGCCAACCCTTCCGCCCGGCCTTGAGCTCGAACGACGGACCCAGATCCTGATCGAGTGGCCGGTTCTCTTGACCCGGCTCGCCGAATATGCCGTCACCCCGATGGGCAAAGAGTCCTGCGCCACGCTGCGCGGGACCAGCGACGCGTCGGCTGCAGCCGACGCGTATGAGGACGTGCGCGAATGGTCGAGGCTTCACGATCGCGGCGGCGATCTCCCGATGGCCGCGGATTGTGATCCCCGTGCCGCGCTGCGCGCCGCGATCCCGGGGGGACTGCTCAACGCCGAGCTGTGCCGCGACATCGCCGTGGTCCTGGATGAGGCCCGCGACGTCCGGCGAGCCGTCGCGCGGCACCCGGACCTGCCGCGGCTGACCGCCCGCGCCGAAGCGCTCGACGAGGTGCCCGCGGTTCGGCGTGAGTTGGCGGAGGCGATCGATCCGCAGGGCCGGCTGCGGGAGTCGGCCACGCCGGAACTCCTGCGCCTCCGGCGGGAGGTGGACCGCCAGCGTCAGGCCATGATCGAGCGCGTCGGCGAGTTGGCGCGGGCGCCCCAATACGAGCCGTGGCTGCAGGACACCTTTGTCACGCAGCGCGAGGACCGGTACGTGCTCCCGGTCAAAATCGAGCACCGCACAAAAGTCTCCGGAATCGTCCACGACCTGTCGGCGACCGGCGCCACGGTCTTCATTGAACCCGAGGAACTGGTCGCGGCGAACAACGACCTCAAGTGGGCGGAGATGGCGGTTGCCCAGGAGATCGAGCGCATCTTCCGGCGCCTGACCGACCTCATCGCCGCCCACCGCGCGAGGATCGAGGCCAACGTGGAGATCCTCACCCAGTGCGACGTCATCCAGGCCAAAGGTCGGCTCGGTGCGGCGTATCGCGGATCCATCCCGGTCGTGTCTCGAAGCGGGGCGATCGCGTGGCGCGGGCTGCGCCATCCGTTGCTCGCCCTCCGCGGTTCAGCGGTGGTGGCCAACGACGTGCTGTTGGACCCCACGGTCCGCGCCCTGGTGATCTCCGGTCCCAACACCGGCGGGAAAACCGTGCTCCTCAAAGCCATGGGACTGGCGGCGCTCATGACGCGCGCCGGTATTCCGTTGCCCTGCGACCCCGAGTCCGCCTCGCCGGTGTTCCCCGCGGTGCTGATGGATGCGGGCGACGAACAAGACCTGGCCCGGGATCTGTCCACGTTTGCCGCACACATCCGGGTGATCTCCGCCCTCCTGGCCGCTGCGCCGGGCGGAGCGCTGATCCTGCTGGATGAGGTCGCCACCGCCACGGACCCTGAAGAAGGCGCCGCCCTCGCCCAGGCCCTGGTCGAGGCGCTCACGGCGCGGGGAGCGCTGACCGTGGTCACGACCCACTACGCCGCGCTCAAAGCGTGGGCCGCCGACGAGCGCAGCTCGGGGGCCCGCGTCAGCGCGGGCATGGGATACGACGTGGACGCCATGGCGCCGACGTACCGGCTCTCGCTCGGCCGGCCCGGAGCCAGCCTGGGTTTGGAGGTGGCCGCCCGTTTGGGTCTCCCGGCGTCGATTTTGGACCGCGCGAAAGCATTGGTAGCTCCGCAGGCCGCAGCCCTGGCCGGAGCGATCGCGTCGCTCGATCGCGAACGCCGAGCCGTCGAAGAGCTCAGGATGCGCCTGAACGCGCTGGAGGTCTCCACGCGCGACGCGGCCCTGCGCCAGGACGCGGCAGCAGCGGCGCTGGAACGCGAGCGCGACGAGTTCGCCCGGAGCAAGCGCACCAGGCTCGCTGCCGAAGTTCGCCGCGCCAAAGCCGACCTCGATGCCGTCCTGGACGAGGCCCGTCGGGAGTCCGACCCGCGAACGATTCGCGCGCTCAAGGCCCGGATCGACGCCGTGACCGCGTCGATCGAACCCGCCGCTGCGGCGCCCGAGACCGCGAGGCCTCCCGAACTCGAGGCCGGAGCAATGGTCCGGGTGGCGTCGCTCGGCACCGACGGCGT belongs to Nitrospirota bacterium and includes:
- a CDS encoding Smr/MutS family protein, which codes for MKPTLPPGLELERRTQILIEWPVLLTRLAEYAVTPMGKESCATLRGTSDASAAADAYEDVREWSRLHDRGGDLPMAADCDPRAALRAAIPGGLLNAELCRDIAVVLDEARDVRRAVARHPDLPRLTARAEALDEVPAVRRELAEAIDPQGRLRESATPELLRLRREVDRQRQAMIERVGELARAPQYEPWLQDTFVTQREDRYVLPVKIEHRTKVSGIVHDLSATGATVFIEPEELVAANNDLKWAEMAVAQEIERIFRRLTDLIAAHRARIEANVEILTQCDVIQAKGRLGAAYRGSIPVVSRSGAIAWRGLRHPLLALRGSAVVANDVLLDPTVRALVISGPNTGGKTVLLKAMGLAALMTRAGIPLPCDPESASPVFPAVLMDAGDEQDLARDLSTFAAHIRVISALLAAAPGGALILLDEVATATDPEEGAALAQALVEALTARGALTVVTTHYAALKAWAADERSSGARVSAGMGYDVDAMAPTYRLSLGRPGASLGLEVAARLGLPASILDRAKALVAPQAAALAGAIASLDRERRAVEELRMRLNALEVSTRDAALRQDAAAAALERERDEFARSKRTRLAAEVRRAKADLDAVLDEARRESDPRTIRALKARIDAVTASIEPAAAAPETARPPELEAGAMVRVASLGTDGVLLDATRGRRRVRVRVGDREVSVSTSQLRPGPAVVKESETRSGNGERTVAAPGPETLNVIGARVDEALERIDRALDQAAAAGATRLRVLHGHGTGRLKSAIRTHLATSPYVESHRPGEDVEGGDAATIVVLK